The DNA region CTGCAAAAGCTGATGAACCGCCGGATTGATCGTAAAAACCTTGATGAGATTCCTATTAATCCGACAATAGCAGGACGGCCGTATCAAATAGCTGCCATTCGAGCCGTCGGCGATAGTATCAAAGCGGGCTTCAGAAAACAATTGTTGGTTATGGCCACCGGATCGGGAAAGACGAGAACTGCTGCGGGGCTGGTAGATGTCTTAAGCCGTGGGGGTCACGTTACAAACACCCTGTTTCTGGCTGACCGTAGGGCCTTGGTCAAACAAGCAAAAGATGCATTCAAAAACTACTTGCCCGATATGTCTCTGTGCAATCTGCTTTCCAACAAGGATGACAGAACAGCGCGGATTGTTTTCTCCACCTATCCAACCATACTCAATGCAATCGACACCGCGAAGAATGCCGATGGCTTGAAACTTTTCACTCCCGCCCATTTTGATCTTATCATCGTGGACGAAAGCCACCGAAGCATTTTTAAGAAATACCGTGCCATCTTCGAATATTTTGATGCCCTCACCCTCGGTTTGACAGCCACCCCAAAAACCGATGTGGATAGGAATACCTATGAATTTTTCGAAATGGAGCATGGTGTGCCAACCTATGCCTACGACTATGAGACTGCCGTGTATACTGACCATGTTTTGGTACCCTACTATAATATCGAAGTGAAAACAAAGTTTTTGGAAGACGGCATTGTGTACGATGAGCTTTCCGATGAAGACAAAAAACGATATGAGGATGATTTCACGGAAGATGATACCTTGCCCGATTTCATTCCTGCGCCCGCGCTCAACAAGTTCGTCTTCAACCAGCAAACCGTGGATACCGTGTTGCAAGACTTGATGGAGCGGGGTATTAAGATTGAGGGTGGGGACCGCGTTGGTAAATCTATCATCTTCGCCCAGAGCAAGCTTCATGCCGAATACGTTCTGGAACGTTTCAATAAATTGCATCCGAATTTTAAAGGCGGATTCGCCCAGCGGGTAATTTGCGATGATAGCTATTCACAAGAAATTATCGAAGATTTCAAAGTTCCTGAAAAAGAGCCACGTATTGTGGTGTCGGTTGATATGATGGACACTGGCATTGATGTGCCGGAATGCGTTAACCTGGTCTTTTTCAAAAAAGTGCGTTCAAAAACAAAGTTCTGGCAGATGATCGGCCGCGGCACCCGCATTTGCATCGGTTTGGAATGCCTGGACAATAAAGATGGCGCTTACACCGACAAGCGGCGATTTTTCATTTTTGACTATTGCGGCAACTTTGAATATTTCCGCGAGCATACCGAGGGCTTTGAAAGCACGGATACAAAATCCCTTTCAGAATCCATATTCAGCAAAAAAATTCGCCTTGCCGTGTGTTTGCAGGATAGCATTTATGCAGGAGATGACTATCAGTCTTTTAGAAACAACCTGACTGCTGGCTGCCAATCCCAGATAGCCGCGCTCAACCAGGAGCTGGTATCCGTTAAACTCAAACGGCAATATGTGGAAAAATACAAACTCCCTTCTGCGTATGTATTTATAAGTGAAGGCGATAAAGGCGACATCATAAAACACCTTGCACCCCTAGTGCTCCTGGATGACGCGGACGCAGGAGGTTCGTCCGACGAAGCCGCCAAACGGTTCGATAATTTTATGTACGGCATGATGCTGGCGGATATAGAGCATCTACCAAGCTTCAACTATGCCCGGAAACAGCTTTCCGATATTGCGCTCCTGTTTGAGAAAAAGATCAGCATACCACAGGTAAAGGCAAACATTGCTCTCATCAAAACTATCAACACCGATGATTTTTGGGACAGCAACAATATCCTGGCCCTTGATGAAGTGCGCCAAACATTGCGCGGTTTAATGAAATTCCTCGTGGAAACGAGCGGCCCTAAAACAATCATCACAAACTTAACTGATCCAGTGATTTCCTGGGACGTAGGTGAGCCCATGCCCCCGGCATACGATTTTGAAGATTACAGGAAGAAGGTCAATCGCTACATCGAAGAACACGCCGCCTCCATGTCCATACACAAGCTAACCCACAATATCCCCCTGGGCTCAAAAGATTACCAGGAATTAGAGAGGGTCCTAACCATCGAACTCGGCAGCCGCGAGGACTACCAGCGTGAATATGGCGATACCCCCTTCGGCCTGCTCATCAGAAAAATTGCAAAACTCAATCACGAGGCCGCCATGCAAGCCTTCTCTCAATTCATCAATGACCAATCACTTAATCATAACCAGATTGAGTTTATCCAAAAGGTCATTAACCATGTCGAGCAAAACGGTTATATGGAAGATTTGAAAGATTTAACCAAGCCGCCTTTTGACAAACCGATAAGCTTCGTGAAGCTTTTTGACCCAAAGCGGCAGTCGCAGTTGATGGATATCATACGGACAATTAAGGAAAATGCCGTAACAGTTGCAGCGTAAGCCCCATAATAGCTTCCAAAAAGTGTCGCCACTTCTGTTATCATCACCGTTTTTTGGTGATTTTCAGGGTTTCTGGTCAAAATGGGTTTGCCAGGGAAAAACGGGGCTTGACTTCTCTGCAAATTTGTGTATACACTATTGTAGGGCATTGAATGGGTAAAACTGTCACCAGTACAGATGGGCTTTTTGAGTGGGATGAAGACAAGAGTAGGATCAATAAGGAACTACATGGTTTATATTTCAATGAAATATTGCCCGCTTTTAATGATCCCTATATTCTTGAATTATATGACGAAGCCCATTCAACTGTTGAAGAGATCCGGTATAGGGGGTTAGCGGAGTTGTAGGATTTTATTATTCTGTACCTGTCATATACAGAACCGGGCAGTGGCCGAACAAGGATCATTTCGGTACGGTCTGCTGAGCCCTTTGAGGAGAGAATGTATTATGAATGGCGTAAAAACTTTAACACCTGAAAGGATTGCCGAAATAAAGGCATTTAAGAACACCGATTTTTCTGATTGTCCGGTATTAACCGAGGAAGAACTGAAAAAGATGCGGCCGAAGCATCCTGAGTATTTCAAGCCGGTTAAGAAGGCCGTTCAGATTCGCTTGGATGCCGATGTTTTGGCTTGGTTCAAAGCTTATGGAAAAGGGTATCAAAGCCGGATTAATGCGGCGCTTCGGGAGCTCATGTTACAGACCATCGAAAGGCATGAATAGGACAAAAATTGGTGGACGAATGTAGGCGCTATTGACTAGGTGAGCTAATTTCCTCAACACCCAGACACTACCCTTTGCCGGGAGTATTTGACTAATGATACACAAACGTAGCAAAAAGATGTCTGGTACTCTTTCTTCTGTTATAAACACTTTTCCTACAGCCTCATTATGTGTCTTGCTCGTATCGCTTAAAATATGTTGCATGGAAAAACATATGTCCGGTATGTTTGGTTTCACAATCCTAGGTTTCCGGGCCGGGGTTCAGCCCTGACGGGGTATAACTTTTGCGACACTTGCCTGGGGAGATGTTGCCGGAGCCCCCTGTGTAGCCTTAGTCACCAATGATGGTTGGTAGCTTTTTATATTGGCATTATTGTCCATTTGTGCTTTCTCCTTCGACTTTCTTTTCAACGAGTTCAATGAACTCTACATCTTCATAATTTATTCGTGTTGAGGGGTGTAATACCCAAGAACCCGTTTACACGAGGGAGCTTTAGGGCGTTTAAAGGGGTATTAAACCCCGAATACAAATACCTTGTGAAAACAACATACCTCGCCCTTTATTAGGCTAAAATAATGAAATATGGGTGATTTTTCGATATTTTTGTCAGGGGCGCCATGAATTGACACTCTTGGCTGGTAGGATGTCTTGATTTTGGAATGACGCTGACAATACTTGCAGTATTATCAAACACTGTTTATTCGCGTACCAATTAGTGTATCCAATACTGCAATGCGAGGGCTTGCGTTTCACAGGGAAACAGTTTATGATACCAGAAGACAAGGTACCGTTAAACCAAGGAGGATTGTATGGGTAACATTACTCAATTTGAAAAAGCGATTGCCGATTCACAGGGGAAACCCGGGGGCTTTCCGCGGGATATCCACATTTCATTTACCGGAAACGGCAAGGAACTCCATGCCGAACTTGTCGGCAAATTCAGCAAAAAGGATTTTAGGCGCTTTGACCCGTGGATACTTGCCTGTATTGCCGAGGCGAAACAAAAATATGACACAGAAGTTTTGCGCGTAAATTTCAGAATAGACAAACCGAAAAAAGCGGAAACGCTTTTTGATTTAAATTTTGAATCCCTGCGGCGGCGCATTTCTTTTTTAAGCATCAACAATCCGAATATCACATTTACATTATCGCTTAATAAACAGGATATTGTTTTATATGATGAAACCACACTGTTTCACCGGCCCGATAATGAGGTAATTCACACCAAAGTAGCTAAGCGCAGTGATGATGATAAGCCGGGACTTTTAGAAAAATCTTTCCAGGCTTTCTTGTATGGAAAGGGATTAGAAACCAGAACCAATGACCGCCTTGCAATTCTGGGAGAGGATTTTTACCAAATGAAAGGAAAAGATGTGGGGGTTCTTCGTGAATTTCCTACAGGCGTTTTTAACAGCAAGGTAAGTGAATCTACCCGTATAATGCCTACCGAAGCAGTTGATATTGTAACCCTCAATAAATTGGGAAACCTGGCAGTTATTGAATTGAAACTTGATAATTCTGAATTGGAAGTAATCTCGCAGATATTGGATTACGGTCTTTATTTTAGCTGCTATCGTGATTTAGTGTTGAAAATGCCATCTATAACTGAAATCTTTGATGCGGCTCAAATAACCAAATTACGAAAGGTGGGCATTTCCTGTTATGTCGTAAACAACTATTTTCATCCTCGCTTTGATGATATTCTTCGATTCTATAGTATTAAAACAAAGGATTAC from Treponema primitia ZAS-2 includes:
- a CDS encoding DEAD/DEAH box helicase family protein — encoded protein: MAVSNFEFLRQQNEYTLFSPAAIEAEKVYATSSAMCAVGCRKALELAVKWVYSADKNINMPYKDNIQSLIHEPSFRFAVDSKTWGKLSYIIKLGNLAVHTERAVDSGDALTALKGLFEFIDWIDYSYGSKYAERRFDEALIPKGKVVIVTKKIKETQSLLDEKDSEIKRLQKIIEDMAPQYTAGKEQHQQDRTFKADDISEFKTRKIYIDVDLKLMGWRFSGADADVIEEYEVNGMADVLDQKGYADYVLLGKDGLPLAVIEAKRSSKDANTGRKQASLYADCLERQFKRRPMIFTTNGFETYFWDNQSSPQRKVSGIFSKDNLQKLMNRRIDRKNLDEIPINPTIAGRPYQIAAIRAVGDSIKAGFRKQLLVMATGSGKTRTAAGLVDVLSRGGHVTNTLFLADRRALVKQAKDAFKNYLPDMSLCNLLSNKDDRTARIVFSTYPTILNAIDTAKNADGLKLFTPAHFDLIIVDESHRSIFKKYRAIFEYFDALTLGLTATPKTDVDRNTYEFFEMEHGVPTYAYDYETAVYTDHVLVPYYNIEVKTKFLEDGIVYDELSDEDKKRYEDDFTEDDTLPDFIPAPALNKFVFNQQTVDTVLQDLMERGIKIEGGDRVGKSIIFAQSKLHAEYVLERFNKLHPNFKGGFAQRVICDDSYSQEIIEDFKVPEKEPRIVVSVDMMDTGIDVPECVNLVFFKKVRSKTKFWQMIGRGTRICIGLECLDNKDGAYTDKRRFFIFDYCGNFEYFREHTEGFESTDTKSLSESIFSKKIRLAVCLQDSIYAGDDYQSFRNNLTAGCQSQIAALNQELVSVKLKRQYVEKYKLPSAYVFISEGDKGDIIKHLAPLVLLDDADAGGSSDEAAKRFDNFMYGMMLADIEHLPSFNYARKQLSDIALLFEKKISIPQVKANIALIKTINTDDFWDSNNILALDEVRQTLRGLMKFLVETSGPKTIITNLTDPVISWDVGEPMPPAYDFEDYRKKVNRYIEEHAASMSIHKLTHNIPLGSKDYQELERVLTIELGSREDYQREYGDTPFGLLIRKIAKLNHEAAMQAFSQFINDQSLNHNQIEFIQKVINHVEQNGYMEDLKDLTKPPFDKPISFVKLFDPKRQSQLMDIIRTIKENAVTVAA
- a CDS encoding BrnA antitoxin family protein is translated as MNGVKTLTPERIAEIKAFKNTDFSDCPVLTEEELKKMRPKHPEYFKPVKKAVQIRLDADVLAWFKAYGKGYQSRINAALRELMLQTIERHE